In one Parageobacillus genomosp. 1 genomic region, the following are encoded:
- a CDS encoding purine-nucleoside phosphorylase encodes MNKQAIEKAASYLRDKISTPPRIGLILGSGLGVLADEIEEAVKIPYEQIPEFPVSTVEGHAGQLVYGQLEGATVVAMQGRFHYYEGYRLDQVTFPVRVMKALGVKELIVTNAAGGVNERFQPGDLMVITDHINNMGSNPLIGPNDPELGVRFPDMTEAYSKRLRNIAKEVAAKLHIPIQEGVYVAYTGPSYETPAEIRMIRALGGDAVGMSTVPEVIVARHAQIEVLGISCISNMAAGILDQPLTHDEVIETTERVKANFLRLIKGIIAEMARQ; translated from the coding sequence ATGAACAAACAAGCGATCGAAAAGGCAGCGAGCTATTTGCGAGATAAAATTTCGACGCCGCCTCGCATCGGCTTGATTCTTGGATCTGGCCTCGGCGTGCTCGCTGATGAAATCGAAGAAGCAGTGAAAATTCCGTACGAGCAGATTCCAGAGTTTCCTGTTTCCACGGTGGAAGGCCATGCCGGCCAGCTTGTTTACGGCCAGCTTGAAGGTGCGACGGTTGTCGCGATGCAAGGCCGTTTCCACTACTATGAAGGGTACCGCTTGGATCAAGTAACATTCCCGGTCCGCGTGATGAAAGCGCTCGGCGTCAAAGAGCTAATCGTAACAAACGCGGCAGGAGGGGTGAATGAACGTTTTCAGCCGGGGGATTTAATGGTTATTACTGATCATATCAATAACATGGGCAGCAATCCGTTAATCGGCCCGAATGACCCTGAACTTGGCGTCCGCTTTCCGGATATGACGGAAGCATACAGCAAACGGCTGCGCAACATTGCCAAAGAGGTAGCAGCTAAACTTCACATTCCGATTCAAGAAGGAGTGTATGTCGCCTACACCGGTCCTTCTTACGAAACGCCGGCGGAAATCCGCATGATTCGCGCGCTCGGCGGCGATGCGGTCGGGATGTCGACCGTTCCCGAAGTGATTGTCGCGCGCCATGCGCAAATTGAAGTGTTAGGGATTTCGTGCATATCGAATATGGCAGCTGGGATTTTAGACCAGCCGCTTACCCACGATGAAGTTATTGAAACGACGGAACGAGTGAAAGCTAACTTTTTGCGGCTTATCAAGGGAATTATCGCGGAAATGGCGAGACAATAG
- the spoIIM gene encoding stage II sporulation protein M yields the protein MRRHPLKSIVAVHMREHASMYLFVIVLFLMGVIFGAIVVNSLNFSQKQDLYYYLTQFFGQVSKGNLASAQDMFQQSYFHNLKYVGLMWVLGISIIGLPIILILLFLKGIVVGFTVGFLVNQMGWQGFLLSFVSVMPQNLIIIPAFIVMGVISVSFSLRMVRNQFMKRTHEPVFPLIMRYTMAMFVISVSLLVSSSLEAYVSPFFMKQIVQLISN from the coding sequence ATGAGAAGACATCCGCTGAAATCAATCGTTGCTGTACATATGCGCGAGCATGCGTCCATGTATTTATTTGTCATCGTCCTATTTTTAATGGGAGTTATTTTTGGCGCGATTGTCGTTAACAGCCTTAATTTCAGCCAGAAGCAAGATTTGTACTATTATTTGACGCAATTTTTTGGACAAGTGTCGAAAGGAAACCTTGCTAGCGCGCAAGATATGTTTCAACAAAGCTATTTTCATAATTTAAAATATGTCGGTTTAATGTGGGTGTTGGGCATTTCCATTATCGGTCTTCCGATCATTTTAATTTTGCTATTTTTAAAAGGGATCGTCGTCGGGTTTACGGTTGGATTTTTAGTAAACCAAATGGGGTGGCAAGGCTTTTTATTATCCTTCGTCTCGGTCATGCCGCAAAATTTAATTATCATTCCTGCTTTTATTGTCATGGGAGTCATTTCGGTGTCGTTCTCCTTGCGGATGGTGCGCAACCAGTTTATGAAACGGACGCATGAGCCGGTTTTTCCACTGATTATGCGCTATACGATGGCAATGTTTGTCATTAGCGTCAGTTTGCTTGTTTCCTCTTCGTTAGAGGCGTATGTTTCCCCATTTTTCATGAAGCAAATTGTTCAGTTAATTAGCAATTAA
- a CDS encoding aldo/keto reductase, translated as MKKRRIGLSDLYVSEIGLGCMSLGTDEKKAIRIIHEALERGINYLDTADLYDRGLNEEFVGKAIKGKRDQVIIATKVGNRWEEGKDGWFWDPSKQYIKAEVKESLRRLQTDYIDLYQLHGGTIDDPIDETIEAFEELKQEGVIRYYGISSIRPNVIREYVKRSNIVSVMMQYSLLDRRPEEWFPLLSEHHISVIARGPVAKGLLTERPLEAASDSVKENGYLDYTYEELKTLLPKLKEKTAERRSFTATALQFCLYDPVVAAVIPGASSIEQLVENIHAASAPPLSKEEYEWLCQQTKASTYQAHR; from the coding sequence ATGAAAAAACGCCGCATCGGTTTATCCGATTTATATGTAAGCGAAATCGGGCTCGGCTGCATGTCGCTTGGCACGGATGAGAAAAAAGCGATCCGCATTATTCACGAGGCGCTCGAACGGGGCATTAACTATTTAGACACGGCGGATTTGTATGACCGTGGACTGAATGAAGAATTTGTCGGCAAAGCGATCAAAGGGAAACGCGACCAAGTCATCATCGCGACAAAAGTCGGCAACCGTTGGGAAGAAGGAAAAGACGGCTGGTTTTGGGACCCGTCGAAACAATACATTAAAGCGGAAGTAAAAGAAAGCTTGCGCCGCCTGCAAACGGATTACATTGATTTATACCAGCTCCATGGCGGCACGATCGACGACCCGATCGACGAAACGATTGAAGCGTTTGAAGAATTAAAACAAGAAGGAGTGATCCGCTATTACGGCATTTCCTCGATTCGCCCCAATGTCATCCGCGAATATGTCAAGCGCTCGAACATCGTCAGCGTCATGATGCAATATAGCTTGCTTGACCGCCGTCCGGAAGAGTGGTTTCCGCTGCTAAGTGAACATCATATCAGCGTCATCGCCCGCGGACCTGTCGCGAAAGGGCTGCTGACGGAGCGGCCATTGGAGGCGGCAAGCGATTCCGTCAAAGAAAACGGCTATCTTGATTATACATATGAGGAATTAAAGACACTGCTCCCAAAACTAAAGGAGAAAACAGCCGAACGCCGCTCATTTACGGCAACGGCGCTGCAGTTTTGTTTGTATGACCCGGTTGTCGCCGCTGTCATTCCAGGAGCAAGCAGCATCGAGCAGCTTGTCGAAAATATCCATGCCGCTTCTGCACCGCCTTTGAGTAAAGAAGAATACGAATGGTTGTGCCAGCAAACAAAAGCATCCACCTATCAAGCGCATCGATAA
- a CDS encoding NUDIX domain-containing protein, which translates to MDHLVEKTIRKEKIFSGKVVQLYVEDVQLPNGKTSKREVIKHPGAVAVIPITKDGKLVLVRQYRKALERVLVEIPAGKLEKGEEPFATAQRELEEETGYRARSLRHIVSFYTSPGFADELIHLYVAEGLEKLQDAASLDEDEFVDILEVTLEEALEMLEKQEIYDAKTAYALQYLQLRRVMGEKHA; encoded by the coding sequence ATGGACCATTTAGTGGAAAAAACGATTCGCAAAGAAAAAATATTTAGCGGCAAAGTCGTTCAATTGTATGTTGAAGACGTACAACTGCCAAACGGAAAAACGAGCAAGCGGGAAGTCATTAAACATCCAGGAGCGGTGGCGGTGATTCCGATTACAAAAGATGGAAAGCTCGTGCTTGTTCGCCAGTACCGTAAAGCGCTTGAACGTGTATTAGTGGAAATTCCGGCGGGCAAGTTAGAAAAAGGGGAAGAGCCGTTTGCCACGGCACAGCGCGAATTAGAAGAGGAAACAGGCTACCGCGCCCGGTCGCTGCGCCATATCGTGTCATTTTATACGTCGCCGGGATTTGCCGATGAGCTGATTCATTTATATGTGGCGGAAGGGCTGGAGAAATTGCAAGATGCTGCATCGCTCGATGAGGATGAATTCGTCGATATTTTAGAAGTGACGCTGGAGGAGGCGCTGGAAATGCTGGAGAAGCAAGAAATTTATGATGCGAAAACGGCGTATGCCCTGCAATATTTGCAACTGCGCCGTGTCATGGGAGAAAAACATGCATAA
- the spoIIAB gene encoding anti-sigma F factor translates to MRNEMHLQFSALSQNESFARVTVAAFVAQLDPTMDELTEIKTVVSEAVTNAIIHGYNNDPNGIVYISVVIEDGVVHLTIKDEGVGIADIEEARQPLFTTKPELERSGMGFTIMENFMDEVVVQSEVNKGTTVYLKKYITKSKALCN, encoded by the coding sequence ATGCGCAACGAAATGCACCTCCAATTCTCCGCCCTCAGCCAAAATGAATCGTTTGCCCGCGTTACGGTTGCCGCGTTTGTTGCTCAGCTAGATCCGACGATGGATGAGTTAACGGAAATTAAAACGGTTGTTTCCGAAGCAGTGACGAACGCGATTATTCACGGCTACAATAACGACCCGAACGGAATTGTCTACATCTCCGTTGTCATTGAAGACGGAGTCGTCCATTTGACGATTAAAGATGAAGGGGTTGGCATTGCCGATATCGAAGAGGCGCGTCAGCCGCTGTTTACGACAAAGCCGGAGTTGGAACGGTCCGGAATGGGATTTACCATCATGGAAAATTTTATGGACGAAGTCGTTGTTCAGTCGGAAGTCAACAAAGGCACAACCGTTTACTTAAAGAAGTATATAACGAAGAGCAAAGCCTTATGTAACTAA
- the spoIIAA gene encoding anti-sigma F factor antagonist — protein sequence MNKGENAVSLMMDFEVKRDVLIIRLSGELDHHTAEELREKVTDTLEREAIRHIVLNLERLTFMDSSGLGVILGRYKQIKNLGGEMIVCAVSPTVKRLFDMSGLFKIIRLENNEQFALQTLGVA from the coding sequence ATGAATAAGGGGGAAAACGCTGTGAGTCTAATGATGGACTTTGAAGTAAAACGAGATGTGCTAATCATTCGGCTGTCAGGTGAGCTGGACCATCATACAGCGGAGGAGCTTCGTGAAAAAGTAACGGACACGCTGGAAAGGGAAGCGATCCGCCATATTGTGTTGAATTTAGAGCGTCTTACGTTCATGGATAGCTCGGGACTCGGCGTCATTTTAGGACGCTACAAACAAATTAAAAATCTTGGCGGGGAAATGATCGTATGCGCTGTTTCCCCGACGGTGAAACGTCTGTTCGACATGTCGGGGCTGTTTAAAATTATCCGCTTAGAAAACAATGAACAATTTGCATTACAAACATTGGGGGTGGCATAA
- a CDS encoding YqkE family protein produces MNKRKKDQGKQEELPLLKDRLNDELLMKLKEKKEELIRQEERRKAEEEARKREEARRREREKTFAQLLDESDLDWRQFK; encoded by the coding sequence GTGAATAAACGGAAAAAAGATCAAGGTAAACAAGAAGAGTTGCCTTTGTTGAAGGACCGTTTAAACGACGAATTGTTGATGAAGCTAAAGGAGAAAAAAGAGGAGCTTATAAGGCAGGAAGAGCGGCGGAAAGCGGAAGAAGAAGCGCGGAAGCGGGAGGAAGCACGGAGACGGGAGCGGGAGAAAACGTTTGCCCAGCTGCTCGATGAGAGTGATTTAGATTGGCGCCAATTTAAGTAA
- a CDS encoding endonuclease Q family protein — translation MHNYYVDLHIHIGRTASGRPVKITGAKSLTLRNILHEAAHVKGLNIVGIIDCHVPEVLDELEQAMNTKGWYEHKDGGVIAGEVTLLLGSEIEVYDEHCQGPIHVLAFLPTIRAMRAFSRWLKERVKNISLSSQRMYGTGRELQVAVKQLGGLFIPAHAFTPFKSLYGKGVKKSLTEVFDPNWIDAIELGLSADTKMADQIAELHRYPYLSNSDAHSLRKIAREYQAVCMNAPTFAELEKALKRQNGRGIIANYGLNPKLGKYHQTTCERCFQPMHPADERCPACGHHRKVKGVFDRLQELKTGGVPPKRPPYIYQVPLEFIPGLGPKTYKKLLDRFGTEMYVLHQATEEDLEQAVGEKLAKVIILARRGELSIQAGGGGKYGKVFSE, via the coding sequence ATGCATAACTATTATGTCGATTTACATATTCATATCGGCCGCACTGCTTCCGGCCGGCCGGTCAAAATTACCGGCGCGAAATCATTAACGCTGAGGAACATTTTGCACGAGGCGGCGCATGTCAAAGGACTGAATATAGTCGGCATCATTGACTGTCATGTTCCTGAAGTGCTCGATGAATTAGAACAAGCAATGAACACAAAAGGCTGGTACGAGCACAAGGACGGTGGCGTCATCGCCGGTGAGGTGACGCTTTTATTAGGAAGCGAAATTGAAGTTTATGACGAACATTGCCAAGGACCGATTCATGTGCTCGCCTTTTTGCCGACGATTCGAGCGATGCGCGCGTTTTCCCGGTGGCTGAAGGAACGGGTGAAAAACATTTCCCTCAGCTCGCAGCGCATGTACGGCACGGGGCGCGAGCTGCAGGTGGCCGTTAAACAATTGGGCGGATTGTTTATTCCCGCTCATGCGTTTACGCCGTTTAAAAGCTTATACGGCAAAGGAGTGAAAAAAAGCTTAACGGAAGTGTTTGATCCCAATTGGATTGACGCCATCGAATTGGGGTTAAGTGCGGATACAAAGATGGCCGACCAAATCGCCGAATTGCACCGCTACCCATACCTTTCCAATTCCGATGCTCATTCGCTGCGGAAAATCGCGCGTGAGTACCAAGCGGTATGCATGAACGCCCCGACATTTGCCGAGCTGGAAAAAGCGCTCAAACGGCAGAATGGACGTGGAATCATCGCCAATTATGGACTAAATCCAAAGCTTGGGAAATATCATCAAACGACATGCGAACGATGTTTTCAACCGATGCATCCCGCTGACGAACGCTGTCCTGCCTGCGGCCATCATCGGAAAGTGAAAGGGGTATTTGACCGGCTACAAGAGCTGAAAACAGGCGGCGTCCCGCCAAAGCGCCCTCCGTATATTTATCAAGTGCCGCTTGAGTTTATCCCAGGTCTTGGTCCGAAAACGTATAAAAAACTGCTCGACCGTTTCGGCACGGAAATGTACGTGCTTCATCAAGCGACAGAGGAAGATCTGGAACAGGCCGTCGGAGAAAAGCTAGCAAAAGTTATTATTTTGGCGCGCCGAGGAGAGCTTTCGATTCAAGCCGGTGGCGGCGGAAAATATGGCAAAGTTTTTTCCGAATAG
- a CDS encoding YqzK family protein yields the protein MRSLWQMVKVFLLFTGCTILFYYSLVWFNREYDNYHRYDEPQGSAIKVSTVESPSFDWLSRLLFFYRDGE from the coding sequence ATGAGATCGTTATGGCAGATGGTGAAAGTATTTCTTTTGTTTACGGGGTGCACGATTTTATTTTATTATAGTCTTGTATGGTTTAACCGTGAATACGACAATTACCACCGTTACGATGAACCGCAAGGATCAGCCATAAAAGTTTCGACCGTTGAAAGCCCGTCATTCGACTGGCTTAGCCGGCTACTATTTTTTTATCGCGATGGGGAGTAG
- a CDS encoding Fur family transcriptional regulator, which translates to MEDRVERIKKQLHTAGYKLTPQREATVRVLLEHEEDHLSAEDVYLLVKEKSPEIGLATVYRTLELLTELKIVDKINFGDGVSRYDLRKEGAAHFHHHLVCIECGSVAEIEEDLLEEVEAIVERDWKFKIKDHRLTFHGICYRCQQKHEEEQNEK; encoded by the coding sequence ATGGAAGATCGAGTTGAACGAATTAAGAAGCAGCTGCATACGGCTGGCTACAAGTTAACACCGCAGCGGGAAGCAACGGTGCGTGTTTTATTGGAGCATGAGGAAGATCATTTAAGCGCAGAAGACGTCTACCTCCTCGTTAAAGAGAAATCCCCGGAGATCGGGTTAGCTACTGTGTATCGGACGCTTGAGCTATTAACCGAGCTGAAAATTGTCGATAAAATTAATTTTGGAGATGGGGTGTCTCGCTACGATCTTCGCAAAGAAGGGGCAGCGCACTTTCATCATCACTTAGTGTGCATCGAATGCGGGTCGGTAGCGGAAATTGAAGAAGATTTATTAGAGGAAGTAGAAGCGATTGTGGAGCGAGATTGGAAGTTTAAAATTAAAGACCACCGCTTAACATTCCACGGCATTTGCTATCGCTGCCAGCAAAAACATGAGGAAGAACAAAACGAAAAATAA
- the xerD gene encoding site-specific tyrosine recombinase XerD, protein MEHELKDFLHYLTVERNLANNTIVSYERDLKKYAHYLRHVEQIDSWNDVSRLHIMQFLKFLKEKGSSAKTIARHIASIRSFHQFLLREKIAEQDPSVHIESPQMERTLPKVLSMEEVEALLEAPKTNTPFGIRDKAMLELLYATGMRVSELVNLNLSDVHLTMGFVRCYGKGNKERIVPIGSMAIKALKEYLERARPQLIDPKKRTTDALFLNHHGQRLTRQGFWKILKRLAKEANIEKELTPHTLRHSFATHLLENGADLRAVQELLGHADISTTQIYTHVTKTRLKDVYKQYHPRA, encoded by the coding sequence TTGGAACATGAATTGAAAGATTTTCTTCATTATTTAACAGTAGAGCGGAATTTGGCAAACAATACGATAGTTTCCTATGAAAGAGATTTAAAGAAGTATGCGCACTATTTGCGCCACGTCGAGCAAATTGATTCATGGAACGACGTATCGCGCCTGCATATTATGCAGTTTTTAAAGTTTTTAAAAGAGAAGGGGAGCTCGGCGAAAACGATTGCCCGCCATATCGCTTCCATCCGCTCGTTCCATCAGTTTCTGCTGCGCGAAAAAATAGCAGAGCAAGATCCGTCGGTACATATTGAATCGCCGCAAATGGAGCGGACGCTGCCAAAGGTGCTGTCCATGGAGGAAGTAGAGGCGCTGCTCGAGGCGCCGAAGACGAATACACCGTTCGGCATTCGCGACAAGGCGATGCTCGAGCTATTATACGCGACCGGCATGCGCGTCAGCGAGCTCGTAAACTTAAATCTTTCCGATGTGCATTTGACGATGGGCTTTGTCCGCTGCTACGGAAAAGGAAATAAAGAGCGCATCGTGCCGATCGGCAGCATGGCGATTAAAGCCTTAAAAGAATATTTGGAGCGCGCGCGCCCGCAGCTTATCGATCCAAAAAAACGGACAACCGATGCCTTGTTTTTAAACCATCATGGGCAACGCTTGACGCGGCAAGGATTTTGGAAAATTTTGAAGAGACTTGCGAAAGAAGCAAACATCGAAAAAGAGCTGACGCCGCATACGCTAAGGCATTCGTTTGCCACCCATCTCCTTGAAAACGGCGCCGATTTGCGTGCCGTGCAAGAGCTGTTAGGACATGCCGATATTTCCACAACGCAAATTTATACCCATGTCACAAAAACACGCTTAAAAGATGTGTATAAGCAATACCATCCGCGTGCATAG
- a CDS encoding D-alanyl-D-alanine carboxypeptidase family protein — protein sequence MKKTLTCLLLFILVFLVPFSANTRAEEKKTNAKGFELADDAKAAILIERDTGAILYEKNAHEKLPPASMTKIMTMLLIMEAIDKGELSYKEKVRASEYAASMGGSQIFLEPGEEMTVDELLRGIAIGSANDASVAMAERIAGSEEAFVELMNKKAKELGLKDTMFQNATGLPAENHYSSAYDMAMMARELLKYEDITKYTKIYEDYLRENTDKKFWLVNTNRLVKFYPGVDGLKTGFTSEAKYCLTATAKKNGMRVIAVVFGASTPKTRNAQITKMLDYAFSQYKTHPVYKRNEVLTYAHVNKGNKKTVALVTSEPISVLTKKGQSIDQIEKVIKVKNGVKAPIQKGDELGVLILKQDGKEILRSPIVAKESVAEASWWDLFKRTLQNFVKSA from the coding sequence ATGAAAAAGACACTGACTTGCTTACTACTATTTATCCTTGTTTTCCTCGTTCCTTTTTCCGCAAATACCCGTGCGGAAGAAAAGAAAACAAATGCAAAAGGCTTTGAGCTAGCTGACGATGCGAAAGCTGCCATTTTAATTGAACGCGATACAGGGGCTATATTATATGAAAAAAATGCCCATGAAAAACTGCCGCCGGCTAGTATGACAAAAATTATGACGATGCTTCTTATTATGGAAGCGATTGATAAGGGAGAGCTTTCTTATAAGGAAAAAGTTCGGGCGAGCGAATATGCTGCATCCATGGGCGGATCACAAATCTTTTTGGAGCCTGGCGAAGAAATGACGGTAGATGAGCTGTTGCGCGGTATTGCCATCGGCTCTGCGAATGACGCCTCTGTTGCTATGGCTGAGCGGATCGCCGGGTCAGAAGAGGCTTTCGTGGAGTTGATGAATAAAAAGGCGAAAGAGCTCGGCTTGAAAGATACGATGTTTCAAAACGCGACAGGATTGCCTGCCGAAAATCATTACAGCAGTGCCTATGATATGGCAATGATGGCACGCGAATTGCTGAAATATGAAGATATTACGAAGTATACAAAAATATATGAAGATTATTTACGGGAAAATACGGATAAAAAGTTTTGGCTTGTTAATACAAACCGGCTTGTGAAATTTTATCCAGGGGTGGATGGGTTAAAAACTGGATTCACAAGCGAAGCGAAATACTGCTTAACCGCGACAGCGAAAAAGAACGGCATGCGTGTCATTGCCGTTGTTTTTGGCGCGTCGACACCAAAAACACGAAACGCGCAAATTACAAAAATGCTTGATTATGCGTTTAGTCAGTACAAAACTCATCCTGTTTATAAACGGAATGAAGTATTAACCTATGCCCACGTCAATAAGGGAAATAAAAAAACGGTCGCGCTCGTTACTTCCGAACCGATTTCCGTATTAACGAAAAAGGGGCAGTCGATCGATCAAATAGAAAAAGTCATTAAAGTCAAAAACGGCGTAAAAGCGCCGATTCAAAAAGGAGATGAGCTAGGGGTTCTTATTTTGAAACAGGATGGAAAAGAGATATTGCGTAGCCCAATTGTTGCTAAGGAAAGTGTCGCGGAAGCTAGCTGGTGGGATTTGTTTAAGCGGACATTGCAAAATTTTGTGAAATCCGCATAA
- the deoB gene encoding phosphopentomutase, producing MVHTYKRVFLIVMDSVGIGEAPDAEKYNDKGADTLGHIAEHRGGLHMPNMAKLGLSNIREIKGIPKADQPLAYYTKMQEASAGKDTMTGHWEIMGLHIDKPFQVFPNGFPKELIDELEKRTGRKVIGNKPASGTAIIEELGKEHMETGAIIVYTSADSVLQIAAHEEIVPLEELYHICKIARELTLDEKYMVGRVIARPFIGTPGNFQRTANRHDYALKPFGRTVMNELKDAGYEVIAIGKISDIYDNEGVTQSLRTKSNMDGMDKLVDTLKMDFTGLSFVNLVDFDALYGHRRDPKGYGDALEEFDARLSDVFPLLKDNDLLIITADHGNDPVHHGTDHTREYVPLLVYSPSMNGGKELPLRKTFADVGATIADNFQVKMPPHGTSFLADLK from the coding sequence ATGGTTCATACATATAAACGCGTATTTTTAATTGTGATGGATTCGGTCGGCATTGGCGAGGCGCCTGATGCCGAAAAATATAATGACAAAGGCGCGGACACGCTCGGTCATATCGCCGAGCATCGCGGCGGCCTGCATATGCCAAACATGGCGAAGCTTGGCTTAAGCAACATCCGTGAAATTAAAGGCATTCCAAAAGCGGACCAGCCGCTTGCCTATTATACGAAAATGCAAGAAGCATCCGCCGGAAAAGATACGATGACGGGTCATTGGGAAATTATGGGCCTTCATATTGACAAACCGTTTCAAGTGTTTCCAAACGGATTTCCAAAAGAGCTGATTGACGAATTGGAAAAACGGACAGGGCGCAAAGTGATCGGCAACAAGCCGGCAAGCGGTACGGCGATTATTGAAGAGCTTGGCAAAGAACATATGGAAACAGGAGCGATCATCGTTTATACGTCAGCGGACTCGGTGCTGCAAATCGCCGCTCATGAAGAAATTGTGCCGCTTGAGGAGCTGTACCATATTTGCAAAATCGCCCGTGAATTGACGCTTGATGAAAAATATATGGTCGGCCGCGTCATCGCGCGCCCGTTTATCGGCACGCCGGGCAATTTTCAACGTACAGCGAACCGCCATGATTATGCGTTAAAGCCGTTCGGCCGCACGGTCATGAACGAGCTGAAAGACGCGGGGTATGAAGTGATTGCGATCGGGAAAATTTCCGATATTTACGATAATGAAGGAGTGACGCAGTCGCTCCGCACCAAATCGAATATGGACGGCATGGATAAGTTAGTAGATACGTTGAAAATGGATTTCACCGGACTCAGTTTCGTCAATCTCGTTGATTTTGATGCGTTGTACGGCCATCGCCGCGACCCGAAAGGATACGGCGATGCGCTCGAGGAATTTGATGCCCGTCTTTCTGACGTGTTTCCGCTGTTGAAAGATAACGATCTGTTGATCATCACGGCTGACCATGGGAACGATCCAGTCCATCATGGTACGGACCATACTCGTGAATACGTTCCTCTTCTTGTCTATAGCCCAAGCATGAATGGCGGCAAAGAACTGCCGCTCCGCAAAACGTTTGCCGATGTCGGCGCGACGATTGCGGATAATTTCCAAGTGAAGATGCCGCCGCACGGAACAAGTTTTTTAGCTGATTTAAAGTAG
- a CDS encoding pyrimidine-nucleoside phosphorylase, with protein sequence MRMVDLIAKKRDGHALSKEEIDFIIRGYTNGDIPDYQMSALAMAVFFRGMTEEETAALTMAMVHSGDVIDLSKIDGIKVDKHSTGGVGDTTTLVLGPLVASVGVPVAKMSGRGLGHTGGTIDKLESVPGFHVEIDNDQFIELVNKNKIAIIGQTGNLTPADKKLYALRDVTATVNSIPLIASSIMSKKIAAGADAIVLDVKTGAGAFMKELEGAKQLAKAMVDIGKRVGRKTMAVISDMSQPLGYAVGNALEVKEAIDTLKGEGPEDLQELCLTLGSYMVYLAEKSPSLEEARALLENSIQEGKALETFKVFLEAQGGDASVVDDPSKLPQAKYQWELEAAEDGYVAEIVADEVGTAAMLLGAGRATKESTIDLSVGLVLRKKVGDPVKKGESLVTIHSNTDNIEEVKEKLQKNIRISSTPIRKPTLIYETIS encoded by the coding sequence ATGAGAATGGTCGATTTAATTGCGAAAAAACGGGACGGCCACGCGCTTTCAAAAGAAGAAATTGATTTTATTATCCGTGGCTACACGAATGGCGACATTCCTGATTATCAAATGAGCGCATTAGCAATGGCGGTGTTTTTCCGCGGCATGACTGAAGAAGAAACGGCGGCGCTGACAATGGCGATGGTTCATTCCGGCGATGTCATTGATTTATCGAAAATTGACGGGATTAAAGTCGATAAGCACTCGACTGGCGGCGTCGGCGATACGACGACGCTTGTGTTAGGTCCGCTTGTCGCGTCTGTCGGCGTGCCGGTTGCGAAAATGTCCGGCCGCGGCCTCGGACATACAGGCGGGACGATCGATAAGCTCGAATCCGTTCCTGGATTTCATGTGGAAATTGATAACGATCAATTCATCGAACTGGTCAATAAAAACAAAATCGCCATCATCGGTCAGACCGGCAACCTAACCCCGGCCGATAAAAAACTGTACGCGCTTCGCGATGTGACCGCGACGGTGAACAGCATTCCACTTATTGCTTCGTCAATTATGAGCAAAAAAATCGCCGCTGGCGCGGATGCGATCGTTTTAGATGTCAAAACGGGCGCCGGCGCGTTTATGAAAGAGTTAGAAGGAGCGAAGCAGCTGGCAAAAGCGATGGTCGACATCGGCAAGCGCGTTGGCCGGAAAACAATGGCGGTCATTTCTGATATGAGCCAGCCGCTTGGTTATGCGGTAGGAAATGCTCTTGAAGTGAAAGAAGCGATTGATACGCTCAAAGGTGAAGGTCCGGAAGATTTACAAGAGCTATGTCTAACGCTTGGAAGCTATATGGTATATTTAGCGGAAAAATCGCCTTCATTAGAGGAAGCGAGAGCGTTATTAGAGAATTCGATTCAAGAAGGAAAGGCGCTAGAAACGTTCAAAGTGTTTCTCGAAGCGCAAGGCGGCGATGCATCGGTTGTTGATGATCCATCGAAATTGCCACAAGCGAAATATCAATGGGAATTGGAAGCGGCGGAAGATGGATATGTCGCGGAAATTGTTGCTGACGAAGTCGGAACGGCCGCGATGCTGCTTGGAGCAGGACGGGCGACAAAAGAATCAACGATCGATCTTTCCGTCGGGCTTGTCTTGCGTAAAAAAGTTGGCGATCCAGTGAAAAAAGGGGAATCGCTCGTTACGATTCACAGCAATACAGACAATATCGAAGAAGTAAAAGAGAAGCTGCAAAAAAATATCCGCATCTCTTCAACCCCTATTCGCAAACCGACGTTGATTTACGAAACGATTTCTTAG